The Denitrificimonas caeni genome has a segment encoding these proteins:
- the brxC gene encoding BREX system P-loop protein BrxC: protein MEIKTLFDSNKDIYRTIEKVITYGVSQEERLKAEISEYVVTESIEEQFEKLLSRMQSAMEAGGQNEVGVWVSGFYGSGKSSFTKYLGLAFDDSITIDGTPFIQHLQDRFKKSTTKALLNSVSKRFPAAVLMLDLASEQLAGATMEEVSTVLYYKVLQWAGYSRNLKVAAFERKLKKENRHDEFLQAFSDYTEGLEWDDYRNDELIVDSVIPDIAHQMYPALFKTASSFTTEASEVIRFENDRVKEMIEIAREASGKEHIIFIIDEVGQYVGSRNNLILNLDGLAKNLKDIGDGKVWVIGTAQQTLTEDDPKASLNSPELYKLKDRFPIQIDLEANDIKEICYTRLLSKSPAGESTLGELFDNHGQALRNHTKLVDARAYGADFDKQTFINLYPFLPAHFDILLHLLGALAKSTGGIGLRSAIKVIQDVLVEGADGTTPIANQPVGWIANTVTLFDALKKDIEKGYPALYQSVGKVKIRFSDSELHQDIAKTVCVLQILGNLPISLQNVTSLMHAGITTASNAESVKQAVDELINDAIVPFGEQDGNLVFFSEKLNDIEQERATIPLRPIELRRIQNESLKEAYSPLPSTSLHGSLSVQTGLKAQASGGGVPASLSGERNSVQTIVELVDPKDYEATKTRLTNESREKTAQHTIFAFGRTTPEMDDLISDIYRCREIANKYRNEPDQEVKEYCAGQSEIAKRKLSELERLLKRSLLQGSFIFRGEVTAVESLNQELIEAGRKHLGSVAAQVFDRYSEAPIRVNTNLAEKMLSINTLSGITSDIDPLGLVQRTSGSPSINIEHKAITSIRDIIERQGSIDGKRLSDIFTEAPYGWSQDTLRYLIAAMLLAGEIKLKSAGREIIVRGQQAIDALKTNNTFKNVGVSLREERPSMEVLARSAERLTELSGDSVVPLEDEISKAAVKLLPTLQYKYSSLTEKLKSLGLVGAERVDVLASNIKDVISTDGSDVSARLGGEDSDFYNSLKWAADLLLALQNGLEDTLQDLQEHRNGLASLPDAGSPYQLKTELADQLSDVNERLKQNDFFRYSTELASHLTAIKSRVRDTAITMQAEQAERIKDAEQDLVNVAEWQELTVPEQQAVFSDLENLALVVSEDLVGLRQLVNQEYNIQSQLNDIKQRIVRMGQQRVKDKLIQEQQTGTEEVKKITRSLKTRARITNIGDLKKVIAQLELMRQELQYAHEFELLLSLDSSDSDPSSNDKA, encoded by the coding sequence ATGGAAATTAAAACCCTATTTGACAGTAACAAAGATATTTACCGCACGATTGAAAAAGTTATTACTTACGGCGTCTCGCAAGAAGAGCGCCTAAAAGCGGAAATTTCTGAGTATGTCGTTACTGAAAGTATTGAAGAGCAATTCGAGAAACTGCTCAGTAGAATGCAGTCAGCAATGGAAGCTGGCGGCCAAAACGAAGTGGGTGTTTGGGTTTCTGGCTTCTACGGCTCAGGTAAGAGTTCTTTTACTAAGTATTTAGGTTTGGCCTTTGATGACAGTATCACAATTGATGGCACACCTTTTATTCAGCACCTTCAAGATCGTTTCAAAAAATCAACGACAAAAGCCTTATTAAATTCTGTCTCAAAACGTTTTCCAGCTGCAGTGCTGATGCTTGACCTTGCCAGTGAGCAACTTGCTGGTGCGACTATGGAAGAAGTATCGACTGTCCTGTATTACAAGGTTCTGCAGTGGGCTGGCTACTCTCGTAATCTTAAGGTTGCAGCGTTTGAAAGAAAGCTCAAAAAAGAGAATCGTCATGATGAGTTTTTACAAGCGTTTAGTGATTATACCGAAGGTCTTGAGTGGGATGATTACCGCAACGATGAGCTCATTGTTGATAGTGTGATTCCTGATATCGCACACCAGATGTATCCAGCACTTTTCAAAACCGCCTCATCTTTTACTACAGAGGCCAGCGAAGTTATCCGCTTTGAAAATGATCGCGTTAAGGAAATGATTGAAATTGCGCGTGAGGCATCAGGTAAAGAGCACATCATCTTTATTATCGATGAAGTGGGACAGTATGTTGGCTCACGAAATAATCTCATCTTAAACTTAGATGGCTTAGCAAAAAACCTAAAAGATATTGGTGACGGCAAAGTCTGGGTGATTGGTACAGCACAACAAACACTCACTGAAGACGACCCTAAAGCGTCACTTAACTCACCTGAGCTATATAAGCTTAAAGACCGCTTTCCAATTCAAATTGATCTTGAAGCAAATGATATTAAAGAAATTTGCTACACCCGCCTGCTCAGTAAGTCACCTGCAGGTGAAAGTACTTTAGGTGAGCTGTTTGATAATCACGGTCAGGCTCTACGCAATCACACCAAGCTTGTAGATGCACGTGCTTATGGCGCTGACTTCGATAAGCAAACCTTTATTAACCTGTACCCCTTCCTGCCGGCACACTTTGATATCTTATTGCATCTACTGGGCGCATTAGCTAAGTCGACAGGTGGTATTGGCTTACGTTCGGCGATTAAAGTTATTCAAGATGTATTGGTTGAAGGTGCTGATGGCACCACGCCGATTGCGAATCAGCCTGTTGGTTGGATAGCCAATACAGTCACATTATTTGATGCACTAAAGAAAGATATCGAGAAGGGATATCCAGCGCTGTACCAGTCAGTCGGTAAAGTTAAGATTCGCTTTTCAGATTCGGAGTTGCATCAAGACATTGCTAAAACTGTCTGTGTTTTGCAAATCCTAGGCAATTTGCCAATCTCTCTGCAAAACGTTACAAGCCTCATGCATGCAGGTATTACAACAGCCTCTAATGCAGAATCTGTTAAGCAAGCTGTTGATGAGCTTATCAATGATGCGATTGTGCCGTTTGGTGAGCAGGACGGTAATCTTGTATTTTTTAGTGAGAAGCTTAACGATATTGAACAAGAGCGCGCCACCATACCTTTACGCCCAATTGAGTTGCGTCGTATTCAAAACGAGAGCTTAAAAGAAGCGTACTCACCTTTACCCTCAACAAGTCTACACGGCTCTCTTTCTGTACAAACAGGCTTAAAGGCACAAGCTTCAGGTGGTGGAGTTCCTGCATCATTATCTGGTGAGCGTAACTCGGTACAAACTATTGTTGAGTTGGTTGACCCTAAAGACTACGAAGCAACTAAGACACGTTTAACCAATGAAAGCCGTGAAAAGACAGCACAACATACTATTTTTGCTTTTGGTCGTACCACGCCAGAGATGGATGACCTTATTAGTGATATTTACCGTTGCCGAGAAATTGCCAATAAATACCGCAATGAACCTGACCAAGAAGTTAAAGAATACTGCGCAGGACAAAGTGAAATTGCTAAGCGCAAGCTCAGTGAGCTAGAACGTTTATTAAAGCGTAGCTTACTGCAAGGCTCTTTCATCTTCCGTGGTGAAGTCACTGCTGTGGAAAGCCTCAATCAAGAGCTCATTGAAGCAGGCCGTAAACACTTAGGTTCTGTGGCGGCGCAGGTGTTTGATCGATACAGCGAAGCACCGATACGCGTAAATACAAACCTAGCTGAAAAAATGCTGAGCATTAACACGTTGTCAGGCATTACCAGTGATATTGATCCACTGGGTTTAGTGCAGCGTACGAGCGGCAGTCCATCAATTAATATTGAGCATAAAGCTATTACCAGTATCCGTGACATCATTGAGCGTCAAGGCTCTATTGATGGAAAACGTCTCAGTGATATTTTCACTGAAGCACCTTACGGTTGGTCACAAGATACCTTGCGTTATTTGATTGCAGCTATGTTGCTAGCAGGCGAAATTAAGCTTAAGTCTGCAGGGCGTGAAATTATAGTCAGAGGACAGCAAGCCATTGATGCTCTCAAAACCAACAACACCTTTAAAAATGTTGGTGTGTCACTGCGTGAAGAGCGTCCGAGTATGGAGGTACTTGCACGTTCAGCTGAGCGTTTAACCGAGCTGAGTGGTGACAGTGTTGTTCCACTGGAAGACGAAATCAGTAAAGCAGCGGTTAAGTTATTACCGACACTGCAATACAAGTATTCATCATTAACTGAAAAACTTAAAAGCCTTGGCTTGGTCGGTGCTGAGCGTGTTGATGTCTTAGCCAGTAATATTAAAGATGTAATTTCCACTGATGGCTCTGACGTATCTGCGCGTTTAGGTGGCGAAGACTCTGACTTTTATAACAGCCTAAAATGGGCCGCTGATTTATTGCTTGCGCTGCAAAATGGACTAGAAGACACACTGCAGGATCTACAAGAGCATCGTAATGGCCTGGCTTCTCTGCCTGATGCGGGCAGTCCTTATCAGTTGAAAACTGAATTGGCTGATCAGCTCAGTGATGTAAATGAGCGCTTAAAACAGAATGATTTTTTCAGATACAGCACAGAGCTTGCCAGTCATTTAACAGCTATTAAAAGTCGTGTGCGTGATACGGCTATAACAATGCAAGCGGAACAAGCTGAGCGTATTAAAGACGCTGAGCAAGACTTAGTAAATGTTGCCGAGTGGCAAGAGCTCACAGTGCCTGAACAGCAGGCTGTTTTTTCAGATTTAGAAAATTTAGCGCTAGTTGTCAGTGAAGATCTGGTTGGCTTACGTCAGTTAGTGAATCAGGAATACAACATTCAGAGTCAGTTAAACGATATCAAGCAACGTATCGTGCGCATGGGTCAGCAGCGTGTAAAAGACAAGCTGATTCAAGAGCAGCAAACAGGTACTGAAGAAGTTAAAAAAATCACCCGCAGTTTAAAAACTCGTGCGCGTATTACTAATATTGGTGACCTGAAAAAGGTAATCGCTCAATTAGAGCTGATGCGCCAAGAGCTGCAGTATGCCCATGAGTTTGAGTTGCTTCTCTCTCTGGACAGTTCAGACAGTGATCCATCCAGTAATGACAAAGCATAA
- the pglX gene encoding BREX-1 system adenine-specific DNA-methyltransferase PglX, with protein MAFDQATRNRLQSFVSSARNILSQEFTRQLQADYGMDPKQGTVADLSTLTHLDNSQRQTAQLLRDTLEHYLATTPGKSDKERTKQVLERIIREQAFTVLNRLAALRMAEAREFLIESIGKSQSSKGFQLYRQLAGTSHGETGDAYRNYLFSLFDEFSVDLAVLFDRHSIQGRLFPRESALLELLAEINHQEIDALWSEDETIGWVYQFWNGRDEIDSMRSASRAPRTSREMAVRNQFFTPRYVVEFLTDNTLGRIWYEMTQGKTALVDSCSYLVRRRTEVFLQPGEQAPDTENTEEEALSQEELLQQPVYIPHRKLKDPRSIRMLDPACGSMHFGLYAFDLFEQIYLEAWQLEQELGSDAFQREANQQTLQASFSSLDEFRAQIPKLIIENNIHGVDIDPRAVQIAGLSLWQRAQRAWQLLEIKPQQRPIIVKSNIVCAEPMPGDKALLQEFTRKLNPPVLGQLLEVIFDKMQLAGEAGTLLKIEEELQITIKNARNQWQQQSGHNSVSDMFQTELDAATPQKKLGFDLRGIDDATFWDDAEHLILMSLSSYADSAESNSDQKRLFAEDAAKGFAFIDLCRKQFDVLLMNPPFGEPSANSKKYIESTYPRTKGDVLSNFIERAVEITGEIGLVGAITSRTCLFLSTMAGLREEVLGINAEINLCADLGDGVLDAMVETAAYTISKSCENSQFYRLVVDEDKESKLLELCRGQFVKNTSFNVNPKSFRKLENSPYCYWADSDVVSKIALPGIEPSAAVVKVGLQTGDDFRFLRNFWEVPQGSINSRWYFYSKTEKAIAWHSPINLLVGWDSDGYELKGFTDEKGKLRSRPQNLESYFQPGFSYMLRSSRLVPYIVPKGCIPTAGRSQVFPEEGKEVEVLAICASNIGSAIARFRGEKFGWPKFQAGMVQQLPYIELSDDVKRSAENTMLDAIKSAKNYYSVDETTLDYIGSPELSIKVQPKTNFTTLLGHDNEIALAQCYGLTVEEYEELQLDLQQAVSLRKVHEDTEESELEVQAAKRHLSWLIGCAFGRWKDQAQSVQSDDIYAELPEQPPAFNRAGPQSTLEQTGVADLDFLIQAINAIADPDLSEKCLALVGANSWENYLSKTSQFFSAHYDQYSQNRRYTPIYWSLQSASGSYTLWVYYHHLNKQTLYTCVNDFLDGPTGKLTQVEQDLNTLKNLTTRSTQEEKDLTQLTDLAAELKDFRDELLRLAKFWKPNLNDGVQITAAPLWKLFQHKAWQKKLKDTWEKLEEGDYDWAHLACSIWPERVLRKCHQDRSLAIAHDVEDIFWHEAEVPVKRGAKLTGEMKTEWQPKSLTAAELTELINQTITELK; from the coding sequence ATGGCATTTGATCAAGCAACTCGCAACCGCTTACAAAGCTTTGTAAGTAGTGCTCGTAACATACTCAGTCAAGAGTTTACCCGCCAATTGCAGGCTGATTATGGGATGGACCCAAAGCAAGGCACAGTAGCTGATCTCAGCACACTTACACACCTGGATAACAGTCAGCGGCAAACTGCTCAGCTATTGCGCGATACTTTAGAGCACTATTTAGCGACCACGCCTGGCAAAAGTGACAAAGAGCGCACTAAGCAGGTTTTAGAACGCATTATACGAGAGCAAGCCTTTACCGTATTAAACCGTTTGGCTGCGCTGCGTATGGCTGAGGCTCGTGAGTTTTTAATTGAATCCATCGGTAAAAGCCAAAGCTCGAAAGGTTTTCAGCTCTATCGTCAGCTAGCTGGAACCAGCCATGGCGAAACAGGTGATGCGTATCGTAATTATCTGTTCAGTTTGTTTGATGAGTTTAGTGTTGATTTAGCAGTGCTATTTGATCGCCACAGTATCCAAGGTCGTTTATTCCCAAGGGAATCTGCTTTACTAGAACTGCTAGCTGAAATTAACCATCAAGAAATTGATGCGCTATGGTCTGAAGACGAAACCATTGGTTGGGTTTATCAGTTTTGGAATGGTCGCGATGAAATTGACAGCATGCGTTCTGCTTCTCGCGCACCTAGAACCAGCCGTGAAATGGCTGTACGTAATCAGTTCTTTACCCCGCGTTATGTTGTTGAGTTTTTAACTGATAACACCTTAGGGCGTATTTGGTATGAAATGACTCAGGGCAAGACTGCGCTGGTTGATAGCTGCAGTTATTTAGTACGTCGCCGTACTGAAGTTTTTTTACAGCCTGGTGAGCAAGCACCAGATACTGAAAACACTGAAGAGGAGGCTTTAAGCCAAGAAGAATTACTACAGCAGCCGGTTTATATTCCACACCGTAAACTGAAAGATCCACGCAGTATTCGCATGCTTGATCCTGCATGTGGCTCTATGCACTTTGGTTTATATGCGTTTGATTTATTTGAACAGATTTATTTAGAAGCTTGGCAGTTAGAGCAAGAGCTTGGTTCCGATGCTTTTCAACGCGAAGCCAATCAACAAACATTGCAGGCAAGCTTTAGCAGCTTAGATGAATTTAGAGCTCAAATACCTAAGTTGATTATTGAGAACAATATTCACGGCGTGGATATTGATCCTCGAGCAGTGCAAATTGCAGGTTTAAGTTTATGGCAGCGTGCGCAGCGTGCGTGGCAGTTGCTAGAAATAAAACCACAGCAACGCCCTATAATTGTTAAGTCTAATATCGTCTGTGCTGAGCCGATGCCAGGTGATAAGGCATTATTACAAGAGTTCACTAGAAAGCTTAATCCGCCAGTTCTAGGGCAATTACTCGAAGTGATTTTTGATAAAATGCAACTGGCTGGCGAAGCCGGTACCTTGTTGAAAATTGAAGAAGAACTGCAGATTACAATTAAAAATGCACGTAATCAGTGGCAGCAGCAATCTGGCCATAATAGCGTTAGCGATATGTTTCAAACTGAATTAGACGCTGCTACTCCGCAAAAGAAATTAGGGTTTGATTTGCGCGGTATTGATGATGCTACTTTTTGGGATGATGCTGAGCATTTGATCTTGATGTCTTTAAGTAGCTACGCGGACAGTGCTGAGTCAAATTCTGATCAAAAGCGTTTATTTGCCGAAGATGCTGCTAAGGGTTTTGCCTTTATTGATTTATGTCGGAAACAATTTGACGTTCTCTTGATGAATCCTCCATTTGGAGAACCGTCAGCGAATTCGAAAAAATATATTGAAAGTACCTATCCGCGAACCAAGGGTGATGTTCTTTCAAACTTTATTGAAAGAGCGGTTGAAATAACTGGAGAAATAGGTCTTGTAGGCGCTATTACCAGCAGAACATGCTTATTTCTATCAACCATGGCGGGCTTAAGAGAAGAAGTGCTTGGTATTAATGCAGAGATTAATTTATGTGCTGATCTTGGTGACGGTGTTCTTGATGCGATGGTCGAAACTGCAGCTTATACAATATCTAAATCTTGTGAGAACTCACAGTTTTACCGTCTAGTGGTTGATGAGGATAAAGAAAGCAAACTATTAGAGCTGTGCCGTGGCCAGTTTGTTAAAAATACGAGTTTTAACGTTAACCCTAAAAGTTTCCGAAAGCTAGAAAACTCCCCCTATTGTTATTGGGCTGATTCTGATGTTGTAAGCAAAATTGCACTTCCTGGTATTGAGCCTTCAGCAGCTGTTGTGAAGGTTGGCTTACAAACAGGTGATGATTTTAGGTTTCTTAGAAATTTTTGGGAGGTTCCTCAGGGCTCCATAAATAGCAGATGGTATTTTTATTCTAAAACCGAAAAAGCAATAGCATGGCACTCACCAATTAACTTGTTGGTTGGATGGGATAGTGATGGTTATGAATTAAAAGGTTTTACTGATGAGAAAGGTAAACTTAGATCACGGCCGCAGAATTTAGAGTCTTATTTTCAGCCCGGCTTTAGCTATATGTTGCGATCTTCTCGTTTGGTACCATATATCGTACCTAAGGGTTGTATACCTACGGCAGGGCGCTCACAGGTGTTTCCTGAGGAAGGTAAAGAAGTTGAAGTGCTCGCTATTTGTGCTTCCAATATAGGCAGTGCAATTGCTCGGTTTAGAGGCGAAAAATTTGGATGGCCAAAGTTTCAGGCTGGAATGGTTCAGCAATTGCCTTACATAGAGCTTAGCGATGACGTTAAACGGTCTGCTGAAAATACTATGCTTGATGCCATCAAATCAGCAAAAAATTACTATTCAGTTGATGAAACAACTTTGGATTACATAGGGTCTCCAGAGCTATCTATTAAAGTTCAACCAAAAACCAATTTCACTACTCTACTTGGTCATGATAATGAAATTGCTCTAGCGCAATGTTATGGCCTGACAGTGGAAGAGTATGAAGAGCTGCAGCTAGACTTACAGCAAGCGGTATCTTTAAGGAAAGTTCATGAAGACACTGAAGAGTCTGAGCTTGAGGTGCAAGCGGCTAAAAGGCACTTATCGTGGTTAATTGGTTGTGCTTTTGGACGTTGGAAAGACCAAGCTCAGTCAGTGCAGTCGGATGATATTTATGCGGAATTACCAGAACAGCCGCCTGCATTCAATCGGGCAGGTCCGCAAAGCACCCTTGAACAGACAGGTGTTGCTGACCTTGATTTTTTAATTCAAGCAATTAATGCAATAGCAGATCCTGATTTATCAGAAAAATGCTTGGCATTAGTGGGTGCAAATAGCTGGGAAAATTACTTAAGCAAGACTTCTCAGTTTTTTTCAGCTCACTACGATCAGTACTCACAAAACAGACGCTATACACCTATTTATTGGTCTTTGCAGAGCGCTTCAGGCTCTTACACACTTTGGGTTTATTACCACCACCTAAATAAGCAGACACTTTATACTTGTGTTAATGACTTTCTTGACGGGCCTACTGGAAAGCTTACACAAGTTGAGCAAGATCTTAATACGCTAAAAAATCTTACTACGCGCAGCACCCAAGAAGAAAAAGACCTTACACAGCTAACTGATTTAGCTGCTGAACTCAAAGACTTCCGCGATGAGTTATTGCGTCTCGCAAAATTCTGGAAACCGAATTTAAATGATGGCGTGCAAATTACCGCTGCACCGCTATGGAAGCTGTTCCAACACAAAGCTTGGCAAAAAAAGCTAAAAGATACATGGGAAAAGCTAGAGGAAGGTGACTACGACTGGGCTCATTTAGCCTGCAGTATTTGGCCTGAACGTGTGCTACGCAAATGCCATCAAGATCGCAGCCTTGCTATTGCCCATGACGTTGAAGATATATTTTGGCATGAAGCTGAAGTGCCGGTTAAGCGTGGTGCAAAACTCACTGGCGAAATGAAAACTGAGTGGCAGCCAAAAAGCTTAACCGCAGCCGAGTTGACTGAGTTAATAAATCAAACCATAACTGAACTCAAGTAA
- a CDS encoding PglZ domain-containing protein, with translation MSIQQFIQEHIFTPRLNESQVLVAYDPEQRYRDICLAMATEKRVVVDATESSIHSRAAAVAALGQLGRNEIEQLLVYVPAPKPIEDEEKQVDPFSFYGECGAVFPLGDGDNYMTLCLRAKPDHTTQIRAVFDDNPNPDFAVINAIGGGLNWPNLRAQLDVESTRDIIFALLAPSAMQQAALKESDSWVAEAKELFKVSIGLVLKTRGKTWSAIADELWRFVLFSEFAFDLPGGLPADLLDVPRASDAAQPLIEDICERLRTDSRRRDTYIERAEAIEIELNLKDSCSHLTDLGTRDTFPFEERTFLLQAMDALQRGDTDKVRLILSNHAQSVWTGKGESQSQWDLLRSALALVESCEDHERILSDHTQSMEKLIDFYVMQLREVDRLHREFEQAVSDYDWQDTQGLMKPLQQQARKQYGKLMEKVQGIFTKHLEHSGWPLASKCANTEVFDQLVAPKLMQSGNKVAYLMVDALRYELGVALAQQLEDEGKVKLSVALAQLPSITLVGMASLLPGASTDFRLVKKANKFVPYIKDQEVETVAQRMDLVRKRYGQRFQEGRLEEFVRNRFDVEADVELFILRSVEIDSHFENHPDTAPTEIINALKRIRVAIHKLKDAGFHEVVIVTDHGFFMNTHAAAGDTCSKPQGDWNNVHERCLLGEGDSDNNHYKLSCEKAGIRGDFATLAGPLSLASYKSGMLYYHGGASLQECVVPVITLELAAAKQAPIEQASVVLNYKNGAKRITTRLPVLDISLESQDMFSVGSDFEILLEAHDKNGNVVGEAKHGGVVNPATGTIVLKPGDTTKITLRMQLEFEGKFKVKALNPSTMAIFCQLDLETDYTV, from the coding sequence ATGAGCATTCAGCAATTCATACAAGAGCACATATTTACACCGCGCTTAAATGAAAGCCAGGTATTGGTCGCTTACGATCCAGAACAGCGCTATCGTGATATTTGCTTAGCTATGGCGACCGAAAAGCGTGTGGTTGTTGATGCAACTGAATCCAGTATTCACAGCCGTGCTGCAGCAGTTGCTGCCCTTGGGCAATTAGGCCGCAATGAAATTGAACAATTGCTGGTGTACGTGCCGGCGCCTAAACCAATAGAAGACGAAGAAAAACAAGTCGATCCTTTTTCGTTCTATGGCGAGTGTGGCGCTGTATTCCCTCTGGGGGACGGCGATAACTATATGACGTTGTGCTTAAGAGCTAAGCCTGACCATACGACCCAGATTCGTGCTGTGTTTGATGATAATCCTAATCCAGATTTCGCAGTTATAAACGCCATTGGTGGTGGCCTAAACTGGCCCAATTTGCGTGCACAGCTTGATGTCGAATCGACACGAGATATTATTTTTGCGTTATTAGCTCCCAGTGCTATGCAGCAAGCAGCATTAAAAGAATCTGACTCTTGGGTTGCTGAAGCCAAAGAGTTATTTAAGGTCAGTATCGGTCTTGTCTTAAAAACACGAGGTAAAACCTGGTCTGCCATTGCTGATGAGTTATGGCGTTTTGTGTTGTTCAGTGAGTTTGCTTTTGACTTGCCTGGGGGATTGCCTGCCGATCTATTAGATGTGCCACGCGCCAGTGATGCAGCGCAGCCATTGATTGAAGATATTTGCGAGCGTTTACGTACGGATAGTCGCAGGCGTGATACCTATATAGAACGTGCAGAAGCGATAGAAATAGAGCTAAACCTAAAAGACAGCTGCAGTCATCTGACGGATCTAGGTACGCGCGATACCTTTCCTTTTGAAGAGCGTACTTTTTTACTGCAGGCCATGGATGCTTTGCAGCGCGGTGATACCGACAAGGTGCGTTTGATTTTATCGAACCATGCTCAGTCTGTATGGACAGGTAAAGGTGAAAGCCAGTCGCAGTGGGATTTACTACGCTCTGCTTTAGCATTAGTCGAATCCTGTGAAGATCATGAGCGCATCCTTTCAGACCATACCCAGAGTATGGAAAAGCTTATTGATTTTTATGTTATGCAATTGCGTGAAGTGGATCGCTTGCACCGCGAGTTTGAACAAGCGGTGAGTGACTACGACTGGCAAGATACTCAAGGTTTGATGAAACCATTGCAGCAGCAAGCACGTAAACAGTACGGCAAGCTGATGGAAAAGGTGCAAGGTATATTTACCAAGCACCTTGAGCACAGTGGTTGGCCGTTAGCGAGTAAGTGCGCTAATACTGAAGTGTTTGATCAGTTGGTAGCACCTAAGCTGATGCAGAGCGGCAACAAAGTTGCCTACTTGATGGTTGATGCATTGCGTTATGAGTTAGGAGTTGCTTTGGCGCAGCAGTTAGAAGATGAAGGCAAAGTAAAACTGTCTGTTGCACTGGCTCAGTTACCAAGTATCACATTGGTGGGTATGGCCAGCTTGTTACCTGGTGCGAGTACCGATTTTCGCTTGGTTAAAAAAGCCAATAAGTTTGTACCCTATATAAAAGATCAAGAAGTCGAGACTGTTGCACAGCGTATGGATTTGGTACGCAAGCGCTATGGTCAACGCTTCCAAGAAGGTCGTCTTGAGGAGTTTGTGCGTAATCGTTTTGATGTCGAAGCTGATGTTGAGCTGTTTATCCTGCGCTCAGTAGAGATTGATAGCCATTTTGAAAATCATCCTGATACCGCACCAACTGAAATCATTAACGCATTAAAACGTATTCGTGTCGCTATTCATAAATTGAAAGATGCTGGGTTTCATGAGGTTGTTATCGTCACTGACCATGGCTTCTTTATGAATACCCATGCTGCTGCGGGTGATACTTGCAGTAAGCCTCAGGGCGATTGGAATAATGTGCATGAGCGTTGCTTACTAGGAGAGGGAGATAGTGATAATAATCACTACAAACTTTCCTGTGAGAAGGCAGGTATACGCGGTGACTTTGCAACATTGGCTGGGCCTTTATCCTTAGCGTCGTATAAATCAGGCATGCTGTATTACCATGGTGGTGCATCGCTGCAAGAATGTGTCGTACCTGTTATTACCCTCGAGTTAGCAGCAGCTAAGCAAGCGCCAATAGAACAAGCTAGTGTGGTATTAAATTATAAAAATGGTGCTAAACGCATCACAACGCGCTTACCTGTTCTGGATATATCACTTGAAAGCCAAGATATGTTCTCGGTGGGAAGCGATTTTGAAATACTGCTTGAAGCACATGATAAGAATGGCAATGTCGTGGGTGAAGCTAAGCACGGTGGTGTAGTAAACCCAGCAACAGGAACAATTGTTCTCAAGCCTGGCGATACCACAAAAATCACACTTAGAATGCAGCTTGAGTTTGAAGGTAAATTTAAAGTGAAGGCATTAAACCCGTCGACGATGGCTATTTTCTGCCAGCTCGATTTAGAAACAGATTATACGGTGTAG